In Rosa chinensis cultivar Old Blush chromosome 1, RchiOBHm-V2, whole genome shotgun sequence, a genomic segment contains:
- the LOC112203943 gene encoding probable L-cysteine desulfhydrase, chloroplastic — protein sequence MASSPDHNHTLNGDSNTHTSKKPKLSFITPSEIAAEFSHHDPTVARINNGSFGSCPDSVLHRWQLKYLSQPDHFYFNHLQAGILHSRTLINADHVDEVSIVDNATAAAAIVLQQASWGFSESKFEQGDVVVMLHYAYGAVKKSIEAYVTRAGGHVIEVPLPFPLNSNDEIVTEFKKALEKGKANGRRVRLAVIDHITSMPLILV from the coding sequence ATGGCCTCCTCCCCCGACCACAACCACACCTTGAACGGCGATTCCAACACCCACACCTCCAAAAAGCCCAAACTCTCCTTCATCACCCCCTCTGAAATCGCCGCCGAATTCTCCCACCACGACCCCACCGTCGCCCGGATCAACAACGGCAGCTTTGGGTCCTGCCCCGACTCCGTCCTCCACCGCTGGCAGCTCAAGTACCTCTCCCAGCCCGATCACTTCTACTTCAACCACCTCCAAGCCGGCATCCTCCACTCCCGCACCCTCATCAATGCCGACCACGTCGATGAGGTCTCCATAGTCGACAACgccaccgccgccgccgccatcgTCCTCCAGCAGGCCTCCTGGGGCTTCTCCGAGAGCAAGTTCGAGCAGGGCGACGTCGTCGTCATGCTCCACTACGCCTATGGCGCCGTCAAGAAGTCGATTGAGGCCTACGTCACTCGCGCCGGCGGGCACGTCATTGAGGTACCCTTGCCGTTTCCTTTGAATTCCAACGATGAGATTGTAACCGAGTTTAAGAAGGCTTTGGAGAAGGGGAAGGCTAATGGTAGGAGGGTTAGGTTAGCTGTGATTGATCATATTACTTCAATGCCTCTAATATTGGTGTGA
- the LOC112182780 gene encoding ABC transporter I family member 19, whose product MPAPAPLFVCLKWGVLLITSLRATASSKTLCLYSAEHMIFGVEGTDPVRREKLIELLDIDLKWRMHKVSDGQRRRVQICMGLLHPFKVLLLDEVTVDLDVVPRMDLLDFFKEECEQVWLCIIDLFLLKL is encoded by the exons ATGCCTGCGCCGGCCCCCTTGTTTGTTTGCCTCAAGTGGGGAGTCTTGCTTATTACTTCCCTCAGGGCCACAGCGAGCAG TAAAACACTATGCCTTTACTCTGCTGAACATATGATATTTGGAG TGGAAGGAACTGATCCGGTTAGGAGAGAAAAGTTGATTGAGCTGCTTGATATAGATCTCAAGTGGCGAATGCATAAAGTATCTGATGGGCAGCGACGCCGAGTGCAAATCTGCATGGGACTTCTTCATCCTTTCAAG GTTCTCTTGCTTGATGAGGTAACAGTCGACTTGGATGTTGTTCCTAGGATGGACTTATTAGATTTCTTCAAGGAAGAATGTGAGCAGGTATGGCTTTGTATCATTGATCTCTTTTTGTTAAAGTTATAA